One part of the Microbulbifer sp. THAF38 genome encodes these proteins:
- the ssb gene encoding single-stranded DNA-binding protein: MARGINKVILIGNLGNDPETRYMPSGGAVTNISLATSESWKDKQTGQQQERTEWHRVVFFNRLAEIAGEYLRKGSKVYIEGSLRTRKWQDKQTGQDRYTTEIVAAEMQMLDGQQNGAQQGQSFQQPSSTASQSQPQQRQAQGQGYQQNRPAPQSMGGRNDFNQNFDDDIPF, encoded by the coding sequence ATGGCTAGAGGAATCAATAAAGTAATTCTGATCGGTAATTTGGGCAACGACCCAGAAACCAGATACATGCCCAGTGGCGGAGCTGTAACCAATATCAGCCTAGCAACCAGTGAAAGCTGGAAGGATAAGCAAACCGGCCAGCAGCAAGAACGCACCGAGTGGCACCGCGTAGTCTTTTTCAATCGCCTTGCAGAAATAGCTGGGGAATACCTGCGCAAAGGGTCGAAAGTTTATATCGAGGGCTCGCTTCGCACCCGCAAGTGGCAAGACAAGCAAACTGGCCAGGACCGCTACACCACTGAAATCGTCGCAGCTGAAATGCAGATGCTTGATGGTCAGCAGAACGGAGCGCAACAGGGCCAGAGCTTCCAACAACCCTCCTCTACAGCATCACAGAGCCAGCCACAACAAAGGCAGGCCCAAGGCCAGGGGTATCAGCAGAATCGGCCAGCGCCGCAATCAATGGGCGGTAGGAATGATTTTAACCAAAATTTTGATGACGACATTCCCTTTTAA
- a CDS encoding Nmad5 family putative nucleotide modification protein: MILTKILMTTFPFKWQELTMKSFPITKGMRSDIARCMTSKAVEKSVNDIGKEAERLNKVFWKLYEQKLRAVSGIPSTRWPELIQQGIATNCYQRVPKIKVENTFINILHIDGDSAPMRCLTEMLNSDLLQAFRKWIKKVSHYGKHSSITFTTPKPMADMREGEVIEDPELIASIQKLETRIKTTLTAAMGFHSKAMTVLNSCRTAKQLQDLLPEGAKYLPKREPKTKELAPTELAASVTEMLQKGIPPVEQSEAA; this comes from the coding sequence ATGATTTTAACCAAAATTTTGATGACGACATTCCCTTTTAAATGGCAGGAGCTAACCATGAAATCATTTCCAATCACCAAAGGAATGCGCAGCGATATTGCTCGCTGTATGACCTCAAAGGCTGTAGAGAAATCAGTAAATGATATTGGCAAAGAAGCCGAGCGTTTGAACAAGGTTTTCTGGAAATTGTATGAGCAAAAACTGCGCGCCGTTTCCGGCATCCCCTCTACACGCTGGCCGGAATTAATTCAGCAGGGTATCGCCACCAATTGCTACCAACGAGTCCCTAAGATTAAGGTCGAGAACACCTTCATAAATATCCTGCATATTGATGGGGACTCAGCTCCCATGAGATGCCTTACGGAGATGCTCAATAGTGACCTCCTGCAGGCATTCCGTAAGTGGATAAAGAAAGTGTCACATTACGGCAAACACTCAAGCATCACCTTCACCACCCCAAAGCCTATGGCAGATATGCGGGAAGGCGAAGTGATAGAAGACCCAGAACTGATTGCCTCAATCCAGAAACTAGAGACGCGCATAAAAACTACGCTCACCGCAGCTATGGGTTTCCACAGCAAAGCTATGACAGTCCTCAATTCTTGCCGCACAGCTAAGCAGCTACAAGACCTCTTGCCGGAAGGGGCAAAGTATCTGCCTAAACGTGAACCCAAAACAAAAGAGCTAGCACCAACCGAGCTTGCCGCATCGGTCACTGAAATGCTGCAAAAGGGCATTCCGCCTGTCGAGCAGAGCGAGGCCGCTTAA